The stretch of DNA CTCGGCCAATCCGCTTACGATGCGCGTTCGGCCAGACATGGAAGGCTGGCCTTCTATATCTATAACCAGCACCTCAACTACACCAACATCTGCAGCAATGCCTGCCGCTTTTGCGCCTACAGTCGGCGCAAGGGGCAGGCGGACGCCTACGTCATGTCCCTCGACCAGGTCCGGACCCTGCTTCAAACCAGAAACGAGGAACCGATCCGGGAAGTGCATATCGTCGGCGGG from Deltaproteobacteria bacterium encodes:
- a CDS encoding aminofutalosine synthase MqnE; this translates as MTVLDQAASKRYEVDECLDLARWDLHELGQSAYDARSARHGRLAFYIYNQHLNYTNICSNACRFCAYSRRKGQADAYVMSLDQVRTLLQTRNEEPIREVHIVGG